One genomic segment of Jaculus jaculus isolate mJacJac1 chromosome 2, mJacJac1.mat.Y.cur, whole genome shotgun sequence includes these proteins:
- the Rbak gene encoding RB-associated KRAB zinc finger protein isoform X2, which produces MSQSQGPVSFKDVAVAFTQEEWQQLDSEEKTTYRDVMLETYSNLVSVGFDVTKPTVIIKLEQGEEPWTAEEIWPVDDLKERIQENKDKPSRELDDVSSQPAERGCDGVFSVGPHLVSSSMKAHSCVPCGKSLQSISELISSDGSYTRRKLSECIECGKTYGEKPCEYNENEDVCSQSDETILQKMNILEKPFECECMDALDDEAVFITHERAYMSEEPYEWNDSGPDFIQISDFDAFQSSQMEMKPFECTECGKSFYKKSKFIIHQRAHTGEKPYECNVCGKSFSQKGTLTVHRRSHLEEKPYKCNECEKTFCQKLHLTQHLRTHSGEKPYECSECGKTFCQKTHLTLHQRNHSGERPYPCNECGKSFSRRSALSDHQRTHTGEKLHQCTECGKSYYRKSTLITHQRTHTGEKPYQCSECGKFFSRVSYLTIHYRSHLEEKPYECTECGKTFNLNSAFIRHRKVHAEETLQECSECGKFSQLPYLPDHTSDAEEKPYECNECGKTFLENSAFSEHQPLPEGEKTYECNICGKSFSDLSFYTVHYRSHSEDKPFGCNECGKTFAHNSSLFRHQRVHTGEKPYECFECGKFFSQKSYLTIHHRIHSGEKPYECSKCGKVFSRMSNLTVHYRSHSGEKPYECNECGKVFSQKSYLTVHYRTHSGEKPYECNECGKKFHHRSAFNSHQRIHKRGNANVRSVENL; this is translated from the exons ATGAGCCAGTCACAG GGCCCAGTGTCATTCAAGGATGTGGCTGTGGCCTTCACCCAGGAGGAGTGGCAGCAGCTGGACTCTGAGGAGAAGACAACGTACAGGGACGTGATGCTGGAGACCTACAGCAACCTCGTCTCCGTGG GGTTTGATGTTACAAAACCAACTGTCATCATTAAATTGGAGCAGGGAGAAGAGCCATGGACAGCGGAAG AAATCTGGCCAGTTGATGACCTGAAAGAGAGAATCCAGGAAAATAAAGACAAACCTTCAAGGGAACTTGATGATGTCAGCAGCCAACCAGCAGAGAGAGGGTGTGATGGAGTGTTCAGTGTGGGTCCACACCTTGTTTCTTCAAGCATGAAAGCACACAGCTGTGTCCCCTGTGGCAAGAGTTTGCAATCCATTTCAGAATTGATTAGTAGCGATGGAAGCTATACAAGAAGGAAACTCAGTGAGTGTATAGAGTGTGGCAAAACATATGGAGAGAAACCCTGTGAGTATAACGAAAATGAAGATGTCTGTTCTCAAAGTGATGAAACTATTCTGCAGAAAATGAACATTTTGGAGAAACCTTTTGAGTGTGAGTGCATGGATGCCTTAGATGATGAAGCCGTCTTCATTACTCATGAGAGGGCTTACATGAGTGAGGAACCCTACGAGTGGAATGACTCTGGACCAGACTTCATCCAGATATCAGATTTTGATGCATTTCAGAGCTCACAAATGGAAATGAAGCCCTTTGAATGCACAGAATGTGGGAAATCCTTCTATAAAAAGTCCAAATTCATCATTCATCAGCGAGCTCACACAGGAGAGAAGCCTTATGAATGTAATGTGTGTGGGAAGTCTTTCAGTCAAAAGGGAACTCTCACTGTACATCGGAGGTCTCACTTAGAGGAGAAACCCTATAAGTGTAATGAGTGTGAGAAAACCTTCTGTCAAAAGTTACACCTCACTCAGCATCTGAGAACTCACTCAggagagaagccctatgaatgtagTGAGTGTGGGAAAACCTTCTGCCAAAAGACACATCTCACCCTACACCAGAGAAATCATTCAGGGGAGAGACCCTATCCATGCAATGAATGTGGGAAGTCTTTTTCCCGCAGGTCAGCCCTCAGTGACCATCAAAGAACTCACACAGGAGAGAAACTTCACCAATGTACTGAGTGTGGGAAGTCCTACTACCGAAAATCCACCCTTATTACACACCAGAGaacacacacaggagagaagcCCTATCAGTGTAGTGAGTGTGGGAAATTCTTTTCTCGGGTGTCATACCTCACGATACATTATAGAAGTCATTTAGAAGAGAAGCCCTACGAATGCACTGAATGTGGCAAAACCTTCAATTTAAACTCAGCCTTCATTAGGCATCGGAAGGTACATGCAGAGGAGACGCTTCAAGAGTGTAGTGAATGTGGAAAGTTCTCCCAGCTTCCCTATCTCCCTGACCATACAAGCGATGCCGAAgagaaaccctatgaatgtaaTGAGTGTGGGAAAACCTTCCTTGAGAATTCAGCCTTCAGTGAACACCAGCCCCTTCCAGAAGGGGAAAAAACTTACGAATGTAATATATGTGGAAAGTCATTCTCTGACTTGTCATTCTATACTGTACATTACAGAAGTCACTCAGAAGATAAACCCTTTGggtgtaatgaatgtgggaaaaccTTTGCCCATAATTCATCCCTCTTTAGACATCAAAGGGTGCACACAGGCGAGAAGCCCTATGAATGCTTTGAATGTGGAAAGTTCTTCTCTCAGAAGTCATATCTCACTATTCATCATCGGATTCATTCAggagagaagccctatgaatgtagCAAGTGTGGGAAAGTCTTCTCCCGGATGTCCAACCTCACTGTACACTACAGAAGCCATTCAGGAGAGAAACCCTACGAATGTAATGAGTGTGGGAAAGTCTTTTCTCAGAAGTCATACCTCACTGTGCATTACAGAACTCATTCAGGAGAGAAACCTTACGAATGTAATGAGTGTGGGAAAAAATTCCACCACAGATCAGCCTTCAATAGCCATCAGAGAATTCATAAGAGAGGCAATGCAAATGTACGCAGTGTGGAAAATCTCTGA
- the Rbak gene encoding RB-associated KRAB zinc finger protein isoform X1 → MSQSQGPVSFKDVAVAFTQEEWQQLDSEEKTTYRDVMLETYSNLVSVGFDVTKPTVIIKLEQGEEPWTAEGDVPSQNCTEIWPVDDLKERIQENKDKPSRELDDVSSQPAERGCDGVFSVGPHLVSSSMKAHSCVPCGKSLQSISELISSDGSYTRRKLSECIECGKTYGEKPCEYNENEDVCSQSDETILQKMNILEKPFECECMDALDDEAVFITHERAYMSEEPYEWNDSGPDFIQISDFDAFQSSQMEMKPFECTECGKSFYKKSKFIIHQRAHTGEKPYECNVCGKSFSQKGTLTVHRRSHLEEKPYKCNECEKTFCQKLHLTQHLRTHSGEKPYECSECGKTFCQKTHLTLHQRNHSGERPYPCNECGKSFSRRSALSDHQRTHTGEKLHQCTECGKSYYRKSTLITHQRTHTGEKPYQCSECGKFFSRVSYLTIHYRSHLEEKPYECTECGKTFNLNSAFIRHRKVHAEETLQECSECGKFSQLPYLPDHTSDAEEKPYECNECGKTFLENSAFSEHQPLPEGEKTYECNICGKSFSDLSFYTVHYRSHSEDKPFGCNECGKTFAHNSSLFRHQRVHTGEKPYECFECGKFFSQKSYLTIHHRIHSGEKPYECSKCGKVFSRMSNLTVHYRSHSGEKPYECNECGKVFSQKSYLTVHYRTHSGEKPYECNECGKKFHHRSAFNSHQRIHKRGNANVRSVENL, encoded by the exons ATGAGCCAGTCACAG GGCCCAGTGTCATTCAAGGATGTGGCTGTGGCCTTCACCCAGGAGGAGTGGCAGCAGCTGGACTCTGAGGAGAAGACAACGTACAGGGACGTGATGCTGGAGACCTACAGCAACCTCGTCTCCGTGG GGTTTGATGTTACAAAACCAACTGTCATCATTAAATTGGAGCAGGGAGAAGAGCCATGGACAGCGGAAGGTGATGTCCCCTCTCAGAACTGTACAG AAATCTGGCCAGTTGATGACCTGAAAGAGAGAATCCAGGAAAATAAAGACAAACCTTCAAGGGAACTTGATGATGTCAGCAGCCAACCAGCAGAGAGAGGGTGTGATGGAGTGTTCAGTGTGGGTCCACACCTTGTTTCTTCAAGCATGAAAGCACACAGCTGTGTCCCCTGTGGCAAGAGTTTGCAATCCATTTCAGAATTGATTAGTAGCGATGGAAGCTATACAAGAAGGAAACTCAGTGAGTGTATAGAGTGTGGCAAAACATATGGAGAGAAACCCTGTGAGTATAACGAAAATGAAGATGTCTGTTCTCAAAGTGATGAAACTATTCTGCAGAAAATGAACATTTTGGAGAAACCTTTTGAGTGTGAGTGCATGGATGCCTTAGATGATGAAGCCGTCTTCATTACTCATGAGAGGGCTTACATGAGTGAGGAACCCTACGAGTGGAATGACTCTGGACCAGACTTCATCCAGATATCAGATTTTGATGCATTTCAGAGCTCACAAATGGAAATGAAGCCCTTTGAATGCACAGAATGTGGGAAATCCTTCTATAAAAAGTCCAAATTCATCATTCATCAGCGAGCTCACACAGGAGAGAAGCCTTATGAATGTAATGTGTGTGGGAAGTCTTTCAGTCAAAAGGGAACTCTCACTGTACATCGGAGGTCTCACTTAGAGGAGAAACCCTATAAGTGTAATGAGTGTGAGAAAACCTTCTGTCAAAAGTTACACCTCACTCAGCATCTGAGAACTCACTCAggagagaagccctatgaatgtagTGAGTGTGGGAAAACCTTCTGCCAAAAGACACATCTCACCCTACACCAGAGAAATCATTCAGGGGAGAGACCCTATCCATGCAATGAATGTGGGAAGTCTTTTTCCCGCAGGTCAGCCCTCAGTGACCATCAAAGAACTCACACAGGAGAGAAACTTCACCAATGTACTGAGTGTGGGAAGTCCTACTACCGAAAATCCACCCTTATTACACACCAGAGaacacacacaggagagaagcCCTATCAGTGTAGTGAGTGTGGGAAATTCTTTTCTCGGGTGTCATACCTCACGATACATTATAGAAGTCATTTAGAAGAGAAGCCCTACGAATGCACTGAATGTGGCAAAACCTTCAATTTAAACTCAGCCTTCATTAGGCATCGGAAGGTACATGCAGAGGAGACGCTTCAAGAGTGTAGTGAATGTGGAAAGTTCTCCCAGCTTCCCTATCTCCCTGACCATACAAGCGATGCCGAAgagaaaccctatgaatgtaaTGAGTGTGGGAAAACCTTCCTTGAGAATTCAGCCTTCAGTGAACACCAGCCCCTTCCAGAAGGGGAAAAAACTTACGAATGTAATATATGTGGAAAGTCATTCTCTGACTTGTCATTCTATACTGTACATTACAGAAGTCACTCAGAAGATAAACCCTTTGggtgtaatgaatgtgggaaaaccTTTGCCCATAATTCATCCCTCTTTAGACATCAAAGGGTGCACACAGGCGAGAAGCCCTATGAATGCTTTGAATGTGGAAAGTTCTTCTCTCAGAAGTCATATCTCACTATTCATCATCGGATTCATTCAggagagaagccctatgaatgtagCAAGTGTGGGAAAGTCTTCTCCCGGATGTCCAACCTCACTGTACACTACAGAAGCCATTCAGGAGAGAAACCCTACGAATGTAATGAGTGTGGGAAAGTCTTTTCTCAGAAGTCATACCTCACTGTGCATTACAGAACTCATTCAGGAGAGAAACCTTACGAATGTAATGAGTGTGGGAAAAAATTCCACCACAGATCAGCCTTCAATAGCCATCAGAGAATTCATAAGAGAGGCAATGCAAATGTACGCAGTGTGGAAAATCTCTGA
- the LOC101599796 gene encoding speedy protein E4A-like has protein sequence MVSPYAALAGLGLHVEEADVTTWIIWPCSLPLCAMLSKYDSPNSLGVEPSHSPLSINLKRKRDWLLDSKDDDLAELLIPDPEPVWVVEYLCGLKMKLKRQCVSLVLPEHHEVFTKLLEDSVVKRFLAWDKDLKVSDKYLLAMVIAYFSRAGLFAWQYRRIHFFLALYLANDMEEDNQAPKQDIFYFLYGKSYAQRPMFHKLRFQFVRSMGWRTWVSREECEEIQAHNPELWVWKRDRATLPQNSRTIEA, from the exons atgGTGTCTCCCTATGCAGCCCTTGCTGGCCTGGGACTCCATGTAGAAGAGGCTGAT GTAACCACATGGATCATCTGGCCGTGCAGTTTGCCACTGTGTGCCATGCTGTCTAAATATGATTCCCCCAATA GTCTGGGGGTGGAGCCCTCCCATTCACCTCTGTCAATCAACCTGAAGAGGAAGAGGGACTGGTTATTAGATTCCAAGGATGATGACCTGGCAGAGTTGCTTATCCCTGATCCTGAGCCTGTCTGGGTAGTGGAGTATCTGTGTGGGCTCAAGATGAAGTTGAAGAGGCAATGTGTGTCACTGGTTCTCCCTGAGCACCATGAGGTCTTCACCAAGCTACTAG AGGATTCCGTGGTGAAAAGATTCCTGGCCTGGGACAAGGACCTGAAGGTGTCTGATAAG tACCTCCTGGCTATGGTCATAGCTTACTTCAGCCGTGCCGGACTCTTTGCCTGGCAATACAGGCGGATCCATTTCTTCCTGGCTCT ATACCTGGCCAATGACATGGAGGAGGACAACCAGGCCCCTAAGCAGGACATTTTTTACTTCCTCTATGGGAAGAGTTACGCTCAGCGCCCTATGTTCCACAAACTTCGCTTTCAGTTTGTTAGGTCCATGGGCTGGAGGACGTGGGTGTCCCGAGAGGAGTGTGAAGAG ATCCAGGCTCACAACCCAGAGCTCTGGGTGTGGAAACGGGATCGCGCCACCTTGCCCCAGAACTCCCGCACCATCGAGGCCTAA